A single region of the Halobacterium wangiae genome encodes:
- a CDS encoding DUF6735 family protein, with amino-acid sequence MGHRALIAYERPDELYNLHYTHWGGLKLRLKTTLSPQTSYGETEPITGNRQVFGRFLEESNPESVPLEETDSQYTDVDITPLDTRVTLEVILSEHLDYEVHEALYVVNLDFEVEAYRTFALGFGDFATSVDSSSRRGHGVVSTVRWYDGEPVGDAYIRGWFAGARELTGVMIDRDVFTERQATTFLVQRLLSKLRDQTTHVRRADQPTHA; translated from the coding sequence ATGGGACATCGAGCACTCATCGCCTACGAGCGACCAGACGAGTTGTACAACCTCCACTACACGCACTGGGGTGGGTTGAAACTCCGCCTCAAAACCACACTCTCCCCACAAACATCCTACGGTGAGACTGAACCAATCACGGGGAATCGACAAGTCTTCGGACGATTCCTCGAAGAATCGAACCCGGAGTCAGTCCCCCTTGAGGAGACGGACTCTCAGTATACTGACGTGGATATCACGCCACTCGATACCCGAGTAACCCTAGAGGTAATCCTCAGTGAGCATCTCGACTATGAGGTGCATGAAGCCCTCTACGTAGTCAACCTCGACTTCGAGGTGGAAGCATACCGGACGTTCGCGCTGGGATTCGGAGATTTCGCCACGAGCGTAGACAGTAGTTCCCGGCGTGGACATGGGGTTGTGAGTACGGTGCGGTGGTATGATGGTGAGCCAGTCGGGGACGCGTACATTCGGGGGTGGTTCGCTGGCGCCCGCGAACTCACTGGCGTAATGATCGATCGCGACGTCTTCACTGAGCGGCAAGCCACGACGTTCCTGGTTCAACGACTACTCTCGAAACTCCGGGATCAGACCACACACGTGCGTCGGGCGGACCAACCCACCCACGCCTAA
- a CDS encoding ABC transporter permease yields MKFRYYVTRRLLLTVVVLWGVSIITFLLTHAVPSDPAALWAGSHATAEQIEQARQTLGLNRPLHIQYVDFLTGLFRGDLGMSIRTEQPVMRDLVAFFPATVELVFASMFFAIGFGIPLGIISAKYHNTAPDHASRVISMSGVSLPVFWLGMLLQLLLYGWLGVLPLEGRVATEVVQANPLSEISGMLLFDSLVQLNVPVFLSAVEHIVLPAFTLSFASMAIITRMTRSSMLETMQEEYVDVHEGFGLSERTIVYKYALKNSMNSVLTVIGLSFGYLLGGSILVESIFSWPGLGRYIVNSIYATDYPAVMGVTLLFATSYILINLLVDLTYAYLNPKLRASGGGS; encoded by the coding sequence ATGAAGTTCCGGTACTACGTGACGCGCCGACTGCTGTTAACGGTAGTCGTCCTCTGGGGAGTCTCTATCATTACCTTCCTACTGACACACGCGGTGCCGAGCGACCCAGCCGCGCTCTGGGCGGGATCGCACGCGACTGCGGAACAAATCGAACAGGCCCGCCAGACACTCGGACTCAACAGGCCACTGCACATTCAGTACGTCGACTTCCTGACGGGCCTGTTCCGGGGCGACCTCGGTATGAGCATTCGGACGGAGCAGCCGGTGATGCGGGACCTCGTGGCGTTTTTCCCAGCAACCGTCGAGCTGGTCTTCGCCAGTATGTTCTTCGCGATCGGGTTCGGCATCCCACTCGGCATCATCTCCGCGAAGTACCACAACACCGCGCCCGACCACGCCTCACGCGTCATCTCCATGAGCGGCGTGAGCCTCCCGGTGTTCTGGCTCGGGATGCTCCTCCAGCTACTACTGTACGGGTGGCTCGGTGTCCTCCCACTCGAGGGCCGGGTCGCGACGGAGGTCGTTCAGGCGAATCCGCTGAGCGAAATCTCCGGGATGTTACTGTTCGACTCGCTGGTCCAGTTGAACGTCCCGGTGTTTCTCAGCGCGGTCGAACATATCGTCCTGCCGGCCTTCACGCTCTCGTTCGCGTCGATGGCCATCATCACTCGAATGACGCGCTCGTCGATGCTCGAAACCATGCAAGAGGAGTACGTCGACGTCCACGAGGGCTTCGGATTGAGCGAGCGGACCATCGTCTACAAGTACGCGCTGAAGAACTCGATGAACAGCGTCCTCACGGTCATCGGCCTGTCGTTCGGCTACCTCCTGGGCGGTAGCATCCTGGTCGAGAGTATCTTCTCGTGGCCTGGCCTCGGCAGGTACATCGTCAACTCCATCTACGCCACCGACTACCCCGCCGTGATGGGGGTCACGCTCCTGTTCGCGACGTCATACATCCTCATCAACCTCCTCGTTGACCTCACCTACGCCTACCTGAATCCGAAGCTGCGGGCCTCCGGGGGTGGGAGCTGA
- a CDS encoding ABC transporter permease produces the protein MAERQESIGTSLRETYDGWRTEHAAQISEVKLRASQIRSNPVSLAGLGIICLFLLVAALAPYIAPYSPMATDIANTYAQPSLEHPFGTDSLGRDVFSRVIFGTQSSLRVAAIVLAVSFSIGVPTGLVAGYLGGKVEEAIMRITDMFLGFPPLLLPLAVSLSLGGGLDMAAIAIGLTWWPWYARIGRSQAINVREEEYVTAAESIGVTSPRIVARHVFPNSLSPILVQASMDVGYAILMTSSLSFIGAGANPPAAEWGLMIATAREGFITYWWTVTFPGIAIFVTVIGFNLFGDGLRDILDPKLSRR, from the coding sequence ATGGCCGAACGCCAGGAGTCAATCGGGACCAGTCTCCGCGAAACGTACGATGGTTGGCGGACCGAACACGCCGCCCAGATTAGTGAGGTGAAGCTTCGTGCCTCCCAGATTCGAAGTAATCCGGTGAGTCTGGCGGGATTGGGCATCATCTGTCTGTTCTTGCTGGTCGCCGCGCTCGCGCCATATATCGCGCCCTACAGTCCAATGGCGACGGACATCGCAAACACGTACGCGCAGCCGTCCCTCGAACACCCCTTTGGCACCGACAGCCTCGGACGCGACGTGTTTTCCCGAGTCATCTTCGGGACTCAATCGTCGCTCCGGGTCGCAGCGATTGTCCTTGCGGTGTCCTTCTCGATCGGCGTCCCGACGGGGCTCGTCGCTGGGTACCTCGGCGGCAAGGTCGAAGAGGCCATCATGCGCATCACCGACATGTTCCTCGGATTCCCACCACTTCTGTTACCCCTCGCAGTGAGCCTCTCGCTCGGAGGCGGACTCGACATGGCGGCGATCGCCATCGGCCTCACGTGGTGGCCGTGGTACGCTCGCATCGGGCGAAGCCAGGCGATCAACGTGCGCGAGGAGGAGTACGTCACGGCCGCCGAGAGTATCGGCGTCACCTCGCCGCGAATCGTGGCTCGCCACGTATTCCCGAACAGTCTCTCGCCGATTCTCGTGCAGGCGAGCATGGACGTGGGGTACGCCATCCTGATGACGAGCTCGCTGTCATTCATCGGGGCCGGCGCGAACCCGCCGGCCGCCGAGTGGGGTCTGATGATCGCAACCGCCCGAGAGGGCTTCATCACCTACTGGTGGACCGTCACGTTCCCCGGGATCGCCATCTTCGTCACCGTCATCGGGTTCAACCTGTTCGGCGACGGGCTGCGCGACATTCTCGACCCGAAGCTCTCACGGAGGTAA
- a CDS encoding ABC transporter ATP-binding protein, translating into MTGTHSSTGEPTPTDDDVLLSMRDLHVEFETYDGTVYALDGVDLDVKRGRTTGLVGETGCGKTVTARSILQLVDDPGRISAGEILYKGRNLLDLSPEEMRNVRGNEIAMIFQEPMKSLNPSFTIRDQLTTVIQHHTDRDSKAAADRALSILEELEFPDPEAVLSSYPHELSGGMAQRVLIALALSCEPDLLLADEPTTALDVTIQAQILELLDRIQEEFGTSILLITHNLGVVDRVADDVNVMYAGKVVETGPTDRVFEDPKHPYTLGLLRSLPERDVEEMYAMEGDVPDLRNPPEGCRFAPRCPVAKPECETYDPPETSVGSERTVRCLHYEPDAPGSPEEVHDGV; encoded by the coding sequence ATGACTGGAACTCACTCTTCGACCGGCGAACCGACCCCGACCGACGACGACGTCCTGCTTTCGATGCGGGACCTGCACGTCGAGTTCGAGACCTACGATGGGACGGTGTACGCTCTCGACGGCGTCGACCTCGACGTCAAGCGCGGACGCACGACCGGCCTCGTAGGCGAGACCGGGTGCGGGAAGACCGTGACCGCACGGAGCATACTCCAGCTCGTCGACGACCCCGGCCGGATCTCGGCCGGAGAGATACTCTACAAGGGACGGAACCTGCTCGACCTCTCGCCGGAGGAGATGCGGAACGTCCGCGGGAACGAGATCGCGATGATCTTCCAGGAGCCGATGAAGTCGCTCAACCCGAGCTTCACGATACGCGACCAGCTGACGACGGTCATCCAGCATCACACCGACCGCGACTCCAAGGCGGCCGCCGACCGCGCGCTATCGATACTGGAGGAACTCGAGTTCCCGGACCCCGAGGCAGTGCTGTCGTCGTACCCCCACGAACTCTCTGGGGGTATGGCTCAGCGAGTGCTCATCGCCCTCGCGCTCTCATGCGAGCCGGACCTGCTGCTCGCGGACGAACCGACCACGGCACTGGACGTGACCATCCAGGCACAGATCCTCGAACTGCTCGACCGAATCCAGGAGGAGTTCGGAACGAGTATCCTCCTTATCACCCACAATCTGGGCGTCGTGGACCGGGTTGCAGACGACGTAAACGTGATGTACGCCGGGAAGGTTGTCGAGACGGGACCGACTGACCGAGTGTTCGAAGACCCGAAGCACCCCTACACGCTCGGACTATTGCGGTCGCTCCCCGAACGGGACGTCGAGGAGATGTACGCGATGGAGGGCGACGTGCCGGACCTGCGGAACCCGCCCGAAGGCTGCCGGTTCGCCCCACGCTGTCCAGTGGCAAAACCAGAGTGCGAGACGTACGACCCACCGGAGACATCCGTCGGGTCGGAGCGGACGGTCCGGTGTCTCCACTACGAACCGGACGCGCCGGGCTCGCCCGAAGAGGTGCACGATGGCGTCTAA
- a CDS encoding ABC transporter ATP-binding protein, whose amino-acid sequence MASKETLDAMGESNEEPLLSVRNLKTYYPVTGGLLNRKQDDVKAVDGVSFDINRGETVGLAGESGCGKTTVAKTILGLVEETAGEVVYDGQDLTELNDGELREVREDIGVVFQDPFSSLNPRMTVRKLVAEPLVTHRDMTDRERNERVAHLLERVGLSEEHMRRYPHEFSGGQRQRIAIARALALEPSFVILDEPTSALDVSVQARTLKLLDELQEELDLTYLLITHDLNVMRRIADRLLVMYLGRVMEHGPANTLFEAPHHPYTEALLSAVPRVGIESDPILLEGDVPSPRNPPTGCRFHTRCPYATEDCEGEEPALNAVREAGRAAAGLGEQGWNSDVVDAVQESRCRYRDPRSDPPEDFDQ is encoded by the coding sequence ATGGCGTCTAAGGAGACCCTCGACGCGATGGGAGAGAGCAACGAGGAACCCCTGCTGTCAGTCCGGAACCTCAAGACGTACTACCCGGTCACCGGCGGACTGCTAAACCGGAAACAGGACGACGTGAAGGCCGTCGACGGCGTCTCCTTCGACATCAACCGTGGAGAAACCGTCGGGCTGGCCGGCGAGTCCGGGTGCGGGAAGACCACGGTCGCGAAGACGATACTGGGGCTCGTCGAGGAGACGGCAGGCGAGGTAGTCTACGACGGACAGGACCTGACGGAACTCAATGACGGCGAACTCCGGGAGGTCAGGGAGGACATCGGCGTCGTGTTCCAGGACCCATTCAGTAGCCTCAATCCCCGAATGACTGTCCGAAAGCTCGTCGCCGAGCCGCTCGTCACACACCGGGACATGACCGACAGGGAACGCAACGAGAGGGTCGCCCACCTGCTCGAACGCGTCGGACTGAGTGAAGAGCACATGCGTCGGTACCCTCACGAGTTCTCGGGCGGCCAGCGTCAGCGCATCGCTATCGCGCGGGCACTGGCGCTGGAGCCGTCGTTCGTCATCCTCGACGAACCGACCAGCGCACTCGACGTCTCCGTGCAGGCCCGCACCCTCAAACTACTGGACGAACTTCAGGAGGAACTCGACCTGACGTACCTGCTCATCACTCACGACCTGAACGTGATGCGTCGCATCGCGGACCGGCTACTCGTCATGTACCTCGGACGCGTCATGGAGCACGGGCCCGCGAATACGCTGTTCGAGGCCCCCCACCACCCCTACACGGAGGCGCTGCTGTCGGCGGTACCCCGCGTCGGGATTGAGAGCGACCCGATCCTACTAGAGGGCGATGTGCCGTCCCCTCGTAACCCGCCCACCGGGTGTCGGTTCCACACGAGGTGTCCCTACGCGACCGAGGACTGCGAGGGAGAGGAACCCGCGCTCAACGCCGTCAGGGAAGCGGGACGAGCGGCGGCGGGACTGGGCGAGCAGGGGTGGAACAGTGACGTCGTCGATGCAGTGCAGGAGTCGCGCTGTCGGTACCGCGACCCCCGGTCTGATCCTCCAGAGGATTTCGACCAGTAG
- a CDS encoding ABC transporter substrate-binding protein, protein MAEERRLKSGRRRFLYALGSGAAVTGLAGCTDGGGDGGDGYGGDDDDNGSDDSGNDDSGSDDDNSGDGSNDLGTVIYTVNAELTEYDPSTNFDVTSLALSNVYEPLVWHNLDGNQETHPGLAKDWSVSEDGLDWTFDLREGVTFHNGGEMTAEDVKFSLERTMEMGQGPAFIWGPVDKIEVDDDYTVSISLSSKAPLDLIASSQYGAWIFSKEEVESHGDTPEAQAEWFQQGNEAGTGPYTIGNWERSSQLELSKFDDYWGGWEGDHYSGAQLKIVNEASTNIQLLQNGDVDILRNAPYSQLSSLENDDAIDITQDTSFMQLYGLMHVEKEPTDDIHVRKAIRHAFPYEQGVENILAGYGETNGSVIPNNMWGDNTDLEVPEFDLDVARDHLEQSKYDPSEMSLQFNFSSGHNTWRRALLFLQENLKEIGVGEVNVDSLPSSTYFEQARNIDTAPNMTLFWWWPTYVTPYDYLYSMFHCAGENPIYSLSYWCNEDFDAKINEGRQLSATDRDQAIELFQEAQATIEEEALAVNFWQLQTVKPHLADLSGYDPNPSYTDVVFFRDLDA, encoded by the coding sequence ATGGCTGAAGAAAGGCGGCTAAAATCGGGCAGGCGGCGGTTCCTGTACGCACTCGGATCGGGTGCGGCGGTCACAGGACTAGCGGGATGTACCGACGGTGGCGGCGACGGTGGTGACGGCTACGGCGGTGACGACGACGACAATGGCAGCGACGACAGCGGCAACGACGACAGCGGTAGTGACGACGATAACAGTGGTGATGGTTCAAACGATCTCGGGACAGTCATCTACACGGTCAACGCGGAACTGACCGAGTACGACCCGAGCACCAACTTCGACGTGACCAGCCTCGCGCTCTCGAACGTGTACGAACCGCTCGTCTGGCACAACCTCGACGGGAACCAGGAGACCCACCCCGGTCTGGCGAAGGACTGGTCCGTCTCCGAGGACGGCCTGGACTGGACGTTCGACCTGCGCGAGGGCGTTACATTCCACAACGGCGGCGAGATGACCGCAGAGGACGTGAAGTTCTCCCTCGAGCGCACGATGGAGATGGGGCAGGGCCCAGCGTTCATCTGGGGGCCGGTCGACAAGATTGAAGTCGACGACGACTACACGGTCTCGATCTCCCTCTCCTCGAAGGCACCACTCGACCTGATCGCCTCCAGCCAGTACGGCGCATGGATCTTCTCCAAAGAGGAGGTCGAATCTCACGGCGACACCCCCGAGGCGCAGGCTGAGTGGTTCCAGCAGGGTAACGAGGCTGGAACCGGACCCTACACTATTGGAAACTGGGAACGCTCCTCGCAGCTCGAACTCTCGAAGTTCGACGACTACTGGGGCGGCTGGGAGGGCGACCACTACTCGGGAGCCCAGCTGAAGATCGTCAACGAGGCCAGCACCAACATCCAGTTGCTGCAAAACGGTGACGTCGACATTCTCCGCAATGCGCCCTACTCGCAGCTGTCGTCGCTGGAGAACGACGACGCCATCGATATCACCCAGGACACGTCGTTCATGCAGCTGTACGGGCTGATGCACGTCGAGAAGGAGCCGACGGACGACATCCACGTCCGGAAGGCGATTCGTCACGCGTTCCCCTACGAGCAGGGCGTCGAGAACATCCTCGCGGGGTACGGCGAGACCAACGGCTCGGTCATCCCGAACAACATGTGGGGGGACAACACCGATCTGGAGGTTCCGGAATTCGACCTCGACGTGGCGCGGGACCACCTCGAACAGTCGAAGTACGACCCGAGCGAGATGTCGCTCCAGTTCAACTTCTCGTCCGGCCACAACACGTGGCGGCGCGCCCTCCTGTTCCTCCAGGAGAACCTCAAGGAGATCGGCGTGGGCGAAGTCAACGTCGACAGCCTCCCGTCGAGCACCTACTTCGAGCAGGCGCGGAACATCGACACGGCTCCGAACATGACGCTGTTCTGGTGGTGGCCGACGTACGTCACCCCCTACGACTACCTCTACAGCATGTTCCACTGTGCCGGCGAGAACCCGATCTACTCCCTCTCGTACTGGTGTAACGAGGACTTCGACGCGAAGATCAACGAGGGACGGCAGCTCTCCGCGACCGACCGGGACCAGGCGATCGAGCTGTTCCAGGAGGCACAGGCGACGATCGAGGAGGAGGCCCTCGCGGTCAACTTCTGGCAGCTCCAGACGGTCAAGCCCCACCTCGCGGACCTCTCGGGGTACGACCCGAACCCGTCGTACACTGACGTCGTGTTCTTCCGGGACCTCGACGCTTAG
- a CDS encoding zinc-binding dehydrogenase has product MRAARITRPGPPDEVIELTDVDRPVPGRGEVRLAVEACALNHFDVFARRPEGDWTPDYPVITGGDVAGRVEAVGPDATIEVGQRVVVYPEIGCDECEWCDRGEATMCPRADAIGEGRPGGLAEAVVVPAKNCLPVPEGFPATRAAAWPIAFTTAWRLVVSAGDLGPGERALVLGASGGVGNAALQLADHVGATTFAATSSDEKARQLDPWADHVIDYTEVDFAEAVRDHTDGRGVDLVVDHVGKETWQSSVDSLAPGGRMTICGATSGSDAEVDVRSVYQSHRRIVGAPMGSKSDFRAVGRLVFEGAVEPLIHATLPLEDVAEGHRLLEERAVVGKVVVEP; this is encoded by the coding sequence ATGCGTGCTGCACGAATCACCCGGCCGGGGCCACCCGACGAGGTCATCGAACTGACTGACGTAGACCGCCCCGTCCCGGGTCGCGGCGAGGTCCGATTAGCCGTCGAGGCCTGCGCCCTCAACCACTTCGACGTATTCGCCAGGCGCCCCGAGGGCGACTGGACGCCCGACTACCCAGTGATCACCGGAGGCGACGTCGCTGGCCGAGTCGAGGCCGTCGGGCCAGACGCGACCATCGAAGTCGGCCAACGGGTCGTCGTCTACCCCGAGATCGGCTGCGACGAATGCGAGTGGTGCGACCGAGGGGAGGCAACGATGTGTCCGCGAGCAGACGCCATCGGCGAAGGACGACCGGGTGGCCTCGCCGAGGCGGTCGTGGTCCCCGCGAAGAACTGCCTACCCGTCCCCGAGGGATTCCCGGCGACGCGGGCGGCCGCCTGGCCCATCGCGTTCACAACGGCGTGGCGACTGGTGGTCAGCGCCGGCGACCTCGGCCCCGGGGAACGAGCACTCGTTCTAGGAGCCTCAGGCGGCGTGGGCAACGCCGCGCTCCAGCTCGCCGACCACGTAGGGGCAACCACCTTCGCGGCGACCTCCAGCGACGAGAAGGCGCGCCAATTGGACCCGTGGGCCGACCACGTCATCGACTACACCGAAGTGGACTTCGCCGAAGCAGTCCGGGACCACACCGACGGCCGCGGTGTCGACTTGGTGGTCGACCACGTGGGCAAGGAGACCTGGCAGTCGAGCGTCGACAGCCTCGCGCCCGGCGGCAGAATGACGATCTGCGGCGCGACCAGCGGCAGCGACGCGGAGGTAGACGTCCGCTCGGTCTATCAGTCCCACAGACGGATCGTCGGGGCCCCCATGGGTTCAAAGAGTGACTTCCGTGCCGTCGGACGTCTGGTGTTCGAGGGTGCCGTCGAGCCCCTCATCCACGCGACGCTCCCGCTCGAGGACGTCGCCGAGGGACACCGACTCCTAGAGGAGCGAGCGGTTGTCGGAAAAGTGGTCGTCGAGCCCTAA
- a CDS encoding M28 family peptidase, with product MSMSDYPLYEFDRSDPNLDGVERGLYDEISAEEPWDLVEEFSRLERVSGSEDEKRAAEYLVERLDALGVSHERYDPELWISIPNDASLRTVAPEGESFESAKTVSFSADETITGEVVHVEGDGPQDVDEVLQGALDSVDVDVEGKIVAMEGLLPIEAVSQLEDEGAIGFVGVHPHETEPHEGIATPVWGGIPAPGEEDRVPDVPIVNLSKRDGERLLGLLEDGSVEVELTADVTTDWFECPVVVADVPGKADPEDDDFVLLHGHYDSWHFGVTDNATGDAGLLECARVFNEFSEDLSRDLRVAWWPAHSTGRYGGSTWFADEFANELAENCVAQVDMDSPGTEDATEFEYMVEWMPEANDLAKGAIADVCGKEATETRPARAGDYSFNNLGVTGVYMLSSNIPRAVQEERGYHPVGGCGGNSNAWHLTTDTLDTADPDVLVRDIRVYAITVARLLRETVVPLDHERNVRRHREIIDEYDAAAGDHFDLEPVDEELAALEERVAAFYNAVDQGDVDPATANDVVLRLSRRLTRLNFCTEGQFEHDPATDRPPYPGLEPAADLPERSGDAYGFLKTDLRRKRSAAINELRRARATVEQALD from the coding sequence ATGTCGATGAGTGACTATCCTCTCTACGAGTTCGATCGAAGCGACCCTAATCTCGACGGCGTTGAGCGCGGCCTCTACGACGAGATATCGGCTGAGGAACCCTGGGACCTCGTCGAGGAGTTCTCCCGTCTCGAACGTGTCTCCGGCTCCGAGGACGAGAAACGAGCGGCGGAGTACCTCGTCGAGCGACTGGACGCGCTCGGCGTCTCCCACGAGCGCTACGACCCCGAACTCTGGATCAGCATCCCGAACGACGCATCGCTGCGGACCGTCGCCCCCGAGGGCGAGTCCTTCGAGTCGGCCAAGACTGTCTCTTTCTCCGCCGACGAGACGATCACGGGCGAAGTCGTTCACGTCGAGGGCGATGGCCCCCAGGACGTCGACGAGGTGCTCCAAGGTGCACTGGACAGCGTGGACGTCGACGTCGAGGGGAAGATCGTCGCGATGGAGGGATTGCTCCCCATCGAGGCGGTGTCCCAACTCGAGGACGAGGGCGCAATCGGCTTCGTCGGCGTCCACCCCCACGAGACCGAACCCCACGAGGGCATCGCGACCCCCGTGTGGGGCGGCATCCCGGCCCCCGGCGAGGAGGACCGTGTCCCCGACGTCCCGATAGTCAATCTCTCGAAGCGTGACGGCGAGCGATTGCTGGGACTGCTCGAGGATGGGTCCGTAGAGGTGGAACTGACCGCCGACGTGACCACCGACTGGTTCGAGTGTCCCGTCGTCGTCGCTGACGTCCCTGGTAAGGCTGACCCTGAGGACGACGACTTCGTGCTGTTGCACGGCCACTACGACTCCTGGCACTTCGGCGTCACCGACAACGCGACCGGTGACGCGGGACTACTCGAGTGTGCACGAGTATTCAATGAGTTCAGTGAGGACCTGTCCCGGGACCTCCGGGTCGCGTGGTGGCCGGCTCACTCGACCGGCCGGTACGGCGGGAGTACGTGGTTCGCCGACGAATTCGCGAACGAGTTGGCTGAGAACTGCGTCGCACAGGTCGACATGGACTCGCCGGGCACCGAGGACGCCACCGAGTTCGAGTACATGGTAGAGTGGATGCCGGAGGCGAACGACCTCGCGAAGGGCGCCATCGCCGACGTCTGCGGTAAGGAGGCGACCGAAACCCGGCCGGCGCGGGCCGGCGACTACTCGTTCAACAACCTCGGCGTCACCGGCGTGTACATGCTCTCCTCGAACATCCCGCGAGCGGTCCAGGAAGAGCGCGGCTACCACCCCGTCGGGGGATGCGGGGGTAACTCGAACGCCTGGCACCTGACGACCGACACGCTCGACACGGCCGATCCAGACGTGCTGGTGCGAGACATCCGCGTGTACGCCATCACGGTCGCACGACTGCTGCGGGAGACGGTCGTCCCCCTTGACCACGAACGGAACGTCCGTCGTCACCGAGAAATCATCGACGAATACGACGCGGCTGCTGGTGACCACTTCGACCTCGAGCCGGTTGATGAGGAACTCGCGGCGCTCGAGGAACGAGTGGCAGCGTTCTACAACGCCGTTGACCAGGGCGACGTCGACCCCGCGACGGCCAACGACGTCGTATTGCGTCTCTCGCGCCGACTCACCCGCCTAAACTTCTGTACGGAAGGACAGTTCGAGCACGACCCGGCGACCGACCGTCCACCGTACCCGGGGCTCGAACCGGCGGCCGACCTGCCCGAGCGCTCCGGCGACGCCTACGGCTTCCTGAAGACCGACCTCCGACGGAAGCGCAGCGCCGCAATCAACGAACTCCGCAGGGCGAGGGCCACCGTCGAGCAGGCACTGGACTGA
- a CDS encoding mandelate racemase/muconate lactonizing enzyme family protein, translating to MEITDVDVVGRRIPFSRSFPVSYEAHTHTEHAFVRVQGDNGTEGFGEGTALPWFTGETTAGMVETLRERIAPTLVGASLPDAAAALDEFANAFTGSPGATSAAETALLDLRAKEAGVSVRELLGPTFRTEAAEVYPIPGLAPEEAATVAGEAANEGYRRFKVKATGDVNADVNRINAVLDAIPGDATARVDPNTSWETAATAVDAVGRLDDPDRIEYLEQPVAPDREDGLRRVWEETGIPTFADEAVHTPDDVERLGRKGTVAGVCLKLAKLGTPSRLYRAGRRAADHGLDVTVVSAFGTSLEAAVNLHLLAALPSLSSGCEVAPMFLESDPVAESLPPAPTMTVPDGPGLGVSLAAELFE from the coding sequence ATGGAGATCACGGACGTCGACGTCGTCGGACGACGCATCCCGTTCAGTCGGTCGTTCCCCGTCAGCTACGAGGCCCACACTCACACCGAACACGCGTTCGTCCGAGTTCAGGGCGATAACGGAACCGAAGGGTTCGGCGAGGGAACTGCCCTCCCCTGGTTCACCGGCGAGACCACCGCCGGGATGGTAGAGACCCTGCGCGAACGCATCGCGCCAACGCTCGTCGGCGCGTCGCTCCCTGACGCGGCGGCGGCCCTCGACGAGTTCGCGAACGCGTTCACCGGGAGCCCCGGTGCGACCTCGGCCGCGGAGACGGCGTTACTGGACCTCCGAGCGAAGGAGGCCGGAGTCTCGGTCCGGGAGTTACTCGGGCCAACGTTCCGGACTGAGGCCGCCGAAGTGTATCCAATCCCAGGGCTCGCACCGGAGGAGGCGGCGACCGTCGCCGGCGAGGCAGCGAACGAGGGATATCGACGGTTCAAGGTGAAAGCGACCGGCGACGTCAACGCCGACGTCAACCGTATCAACGCCGTCCTGGACGCCATTCCGGGCGATGCCACCGCTCGCGTAGACCCCAACACCTCCTGGGAAACGGCTGCCACAGCCGTCGACGCCGTCGGACGCCTCGACGACCCGGATCGCATCGAGTACCTCGAACAACCGGTCGCTCCGGACCGCGAGGACGGACTTCGCCGAGTCTGGGAGGAGACGGGAATCCCCACCTTCGCGGACGAGGCGGTCCACACCCCTGACGACGTCGAACGCCTGGGCCGGAAGGGGACCGTCGCAGGGGTGTGCCTGAAGCTCGCGAAGCTCGGCACCCCGTCACGCCTCTATCGAGCGGGCCGGCGCGCTGCCGACCACGGACTCGACGTCACCGTCGTCAGCGCGTTCGGAACGTCACTCGAGGCCGCAGTAAACCTCCACTTGCTCGCGGCGCTCCCATCGCTGTCGTCCGGCTGTGAGGTCGCGCCGATGTTCCTCGAATCAGACCCCGTCGCGGAGTCGCTGCCGCCCGCACCAACAATGACCGTCCCCGATGGGCCAGGGCTCGGCGTCTCGCTCGCTGCCGAACTCTTCGAGTGA